Proteins encoded in a region of the Polypterus senegalus isolate Bchr_013 unplaced genomic scaffold, ASM1683550v1 scaffold_6013, whole genome shotgun sequence genome:
- the LOC120522239 gene encoding conserved oligomeric Golgi complex subunit 2-like: MPLLDKMRPRIASITAMLQQSLEELLLKGLQTANVDIVRHCLRTYATIDKTRDAEALVGQVLVKPYVDEVVVEQYVQSHPNGLQIMYGRLLEFVPHHCRLLREVTSGAIA; encoded by the exons ATGCCACTTCTGGATAAAATGAGGCCA AGAATAGCTAGCATTACTGCTATGCTTCAGCAATCCCTGGAAGAACTACTTTTAAAAGGATTGCAAACAGCAAATGTGGATATTGTGCGACACTGTTTACGAACATATGCAACAATTGATAAAACACGTGATGCAGAGGCTCTAGTTGGCCAAGTACTTGTCAAGCCTTATGTAGATGAG GTGGTAGTTGAACAATATGTTCAATCCCACCCTAATGGACTTCAAATAATGTATGGAAGGCTGCTGGAGTTTGTTCCACATCATTGTCGTCTGCTTCGTGAAGTAACAAGTGGAGCAATTGCAAG